A single region of the Gopherus evgoodei ecotype Sinaloan lineage chromosome 3, rGopEvg1_v1.p, whole genome shotgun sequence genome encodes:
- the USP45 gene encoding ubiquitin carboxyl-terminal hydrolase 45 isoform X2: protein MRKLKEKLKISTVKEPFIDLSLPIIEERVSKPMPLGRTSKCKNIQEADLDQFNCSSITVPNNQQPKITRRHSLTKDKNQLNHERSLARKSSSGEEERSPVIMHEKRKLEVEGGSGVLYSETINTATVSTANGSQTEGSEKEVSHSESSVDADSEASEGESAVKRAVTGRSGLHIDGLNHLVNIRLPHNKPSDSNNEMITSAMSKLSFNSIINESEEPISRDPSLSLSNNSMFSVEKSPLSQSPQNAFQTLSQSYITSSKECSVQSCLYQFTSVELLMGNNKLLCENCTERKQKYQKKTHTAEKKTEGLYTNARKQLLISAVPAILVLHLKRFHQAGLSLRKVNRHVDFPLILDLAPFCSAACKNVTDGARVLYTLYGIVEHSGSMRGGHYAAYVKVRTPSKKLLEHIASNKNVPGLKEAVGASAGQWVYVSDVHVQMVPESRVLNSQAYLLFYERIL from the exons ATGAGGAAACTAAAAGAAAAGTTAAAG ATTTCCACAGTAAAGGAACCTTTCATTGATCTTTCACTCCCTATAATAGAGGAGAGG GTCTCAAAACCCATGCCTTTGGGAAGGACAAGTAAATGTAAAAACATACAAGAAGCAGATCTTGATCAGTTCAACTGCTCTTCTATTACTGTACCAAATAATCAACAACCAAAAATCACCAGGAGACACTCTTTAACAAAAGATAAG AATCAGTTAAATCATGAAAGAAGTCTTGCCAGGAAATCCtcctctggggaggaggagagaagtccAGTTATCATGCATGAAAAAAGAAAGCTTGAAGtagaaggtggttctggagttttGTATTCTGAGACCATAAATACTGCTACTGTATCCACAGCAAATGGAAGTCAGACTGAAGGCAGTGAAAAAGAAGTCAGCCATTCAGAAAGTAGCGTTGATGCAGACAGCGAAGCCTCAGAAGGTGAAAGTGCTGTTAAGCGAGCAGTTACTGGTAGATCTGGTTTGCACATTGACGGGCTTAACCACTTGGTAAACATTAGACTGCCACACAACAAACCAAGTGACAGTAATAATGAGATGATCACCAGTGCCATGTCCAAGCTCAGTTTCAACAGTATTATAAATGAAAGTGAAGAACCCATCAGTCGGGATCCATCATTAAGTTTGTCAAACAATTCCATGTTTTCAGTGGAAAAGTCCCCTTTGTCCCAAAGCCCTCAAAATGCTTTTCAGACTCTTTCTCAAAGTTATATAACTAGCTCTAAAGAATGTTCTGTTCAGTCCTGCCTCTACCAGTTTACATCTGTGGAGCTGTTAATGGGGAACAACAAGCTTTTATGTGAGAATTGTACAGAAAGGAAACAGAAGTATCAAAAGAAAACTCACACCGCAG AAAAGAAAACCGAAGGCTTATACACTAATGCCCGGAAGCAACTGCTGATTTCTGCGGTTCCTGCCATTCTTGTTCTCCATCTGAAAAGATTCCACCAG GCTGGTTTGAGTCTACGGAAAGTAAATAGACATGTGGATTTCCCACTGATTTTAGACTTAGCACCATTTTGTTCCGCTGCCTGCAAG AATGTTACAGATGGAGCAAGAGTTCTGTACACTCTTTATGGAATAGTGGAGCACAGTGGCTCAATGCGAGGCGGTCACTATGCAGCATATGTGAAAGTCAGAACACCTTCCAAGAAATTATTGGAGCATATTGCTAGCAATAAAAATGTTCCAG GTTTAAAGGAAGCTGTGGGAGCATCAGCAGGACAGTGGGTGTATGTTAGTGATGTCCATGTACAGATGGTTCCAGAATCAAGAGTACTAAATTCACAAGCTTATCTGCTGTTTTATGAAAGAATATTGTAA